The following proteins come from a genomic window of Streptomyces sp. GS7:
- a CDS encoding lipid-transfer protein — protein sequence MAGKAYIVGVGMTRFEKPETRDWQYWDMVKEAGGAALADAGIGYEAVEQVPVGYCYQPSTAGQRAVYELGLTGVPVYNVNNNCATGSTALMMARQFVAAGLNDCVLALGFEKMKRGALGAGADGGGFATSPVARHYGVMAAAHGFEATPPTAQIFGNAAREHMERYGTTTEQLAAVGAKNHRHSAHNPYAQFQDVHTVQEVLAARTVHRPLTKLQCSPTSDGAAAAVLASERFVREHGLADRAVEIAAQAMTTDTEASFVSGSCIDVVGKPMSRAAARQVYADGGLGIEDVDVIELHDCFSINELLTYEALGMCADGDAGKLVADGATTYGGRWVVNPSGGLISKGHPLGATGLAQTAELVWQLRGTAGERQVPGARVGLAHNIGLGGAAVVTLLRR from the coding sequence ATGGCTGGCAAGGCGTACATCGTCGGCGTCGGGATGACCCGGTTCGAGAAGCCCGAGACCCGCGACTGGCAGTACTGGGACATGGTGAAGGAGGCGGGCGGCGCGGCCCTCGCGGACGCCGGGATCGGCTACGAGGCGGTCGAGCAGGTGCCGGTCGGCTACTGCTACCAGCCCTCGACGGCCGGCCAGCGCGCCGTCTACGAACTCGGGCTGACCGGCGTCCCCGTCTACAACGTCAACAACAACTGCGCGACCGGCTCCACCGCACTGATGATGGCCCGTCAGTTCGTCGCCGCCGGCCTCAACGACTGCGTGCTGGCCCTCGGCTTCGAGAAGATGAAGCGGGGCGCACTCGGCGCCGGTGCGGACGGCGGAGGCTTCGCGACCTCTCCGGTGGCCCGCCACTACGGGGTGATGGCCGCCGCCCACGGCTTCGAGGCGACCCCGCCCACCGCCCAGATCTTCGGCAACGCGGCCCGCGAGCACATGGAGCGGTACGGCACCACGACCGAACAGCTCGCCGCGGTCGGCGCGAAGAACCACCGGCACTCCGCGCACAACCCCTACGCGCAGTTCCAGGACGTCCACACGGTCCAGGAGGTCCTCGCGGCCCGGACCGTCCACCGCCCGCTGACCAAGCTCCAGTGCTCGCCGACCTCCGACGGCGCCGCGGCGGCGGTGCTCGCCTCCGAGCGCTTCGTACGCGAACACGGCCTGGCGGACCGGGCGGTGGAGATCGCCGCCCAGGCCATGACGACGGACACCGAGGCGAGCTTCGTCTCCGGTTCCTGCATCGACGTCGTCGGCAAGCCGATGTCCCGGGCCGCGGCCCGGCAGGTCTACGCGGACGGCGGCCTCGGTATCGAGGACGTCGACGTCATCGAGCTGCACGACTGCTTCTCCATCAACGAGCTGCTGACGTACGAGGCGCTGGGCATGTGCGCGGACGGCGACGCGGGGAAGCTGGTCGCCGACGGCGCCACGACCTACGGCGGGCGCTGGGTGGTCAACCCGTCCGGCGGCCTGATCTCCAAGGGCCACCCCCTGGGCGCGACCGGCCTGGCCCAGACCGCCGAACTGGTATGGCAGTTGCGCGGAACGGCGGGCGAGCGCCAGGTGCCCGGCGCCCGGGTCGGGCTGGCCCACAACATCGGGCTGGGCGGCGCGGCGGTGGTGACGCTGCTGCGGAGGTGA
- a CDS encoding MFS transporter, translated as MVRMPPIATPSTLSAAARRAAAPSWLVMLLVCAGQFLVVLDVSVVNVALPAMRSGLGLSELGLQWIVNAYVITFAGFMLLGGRAADLFGRKRIFVLGLALFTVASLAGGLAQQPWQLIAARTVQGVGAAVLSPATLTILTTSFPAGPARTRAIATWTAVGAGGGAVGGLVGGVLTQYLSWRWVLLINVPVGALVLAGAVTWLTESRQGATRRLDVPGALLVTCGLGLVAYGIVQTETHGWGSAAALLPLAAGLLVVAAFVAVEARTKAPLMPLGLFRLRSVSSANAAMVLAGAAMFSMWYFLSLYVQNVLSYTPLEAGLSFIPHSLSIVLGSKLAPRLMNRVGAKTLAVTGAAISLSGMLWQSTMTAHGTYLGTILGPGVLMALGAGLTATPTAAIATSGADPADQGLVSGLINTSRQMGGALGLSVLSTIAAARIAEGHGRTALASGYGLAFGSGAIVLAASIVLMLLALPRRRAGAAQG; from the coding sequence ATGGTCCGCATGCCCCCGATAGCCACCCCTTCCACGCTGTCCGCCGCCGCACGCCGGGCGGCGGCGCCGTCCTGGCTGGTGATGCTGCTGGTCTGCGCCGGGCAGTTCCTGGTCGTCCTGGACGTCTCCGTCGTGAACGTGGCCCTGCCCGCCATGCGTTCCGGCCTGGGACTGTCGGAGCTGGGCCTCCAGTGGATCGTCAATGCCTACGTGATCACCTTCGCGGGCTTCATGCTGCTCGGCGGCCGGGCCGCCGACCTCTTCGGCCGCAAGCGGATCTTCGTCCTCGGGCTGGCGCTCTTCACCGTCGCGAGCCTGGCCGGCGGACTCGCCCAGCAGCCCTGGCAGTTGATCGCGGCCCGCACCGTCCAGGGCGTCGGCGCGGCGGTGCTCTCCCCGGCGACGCTGACCATCCTCACCACGTCGTTCCCGGCCGGCCCGGCCCGTACCCGCGCCATCGCCACCTGGACCGCGGTGGGCGCGGGCGGTGGCGCGGTGGGCGGCCTGGTCGGCGGGGTGCTCACCCAGTACCTGTCGTGGCGCTGGGTGCTGCTGATCAACGTGCCGGTGGGGGCGCTGGTCCTGGCCGGGGCGGTGACCTGGCTCACCGAGAGCCGGCAGGGTGCCACGCGGCGGCTGGACGTGCCCGGCGCGCTGCTGGTGACCTGCGGGCTCGGGCTGGTGGCCTACGGGATCGTGCAGACCGAGACGCACGGCTGGGGGTCGGCCGCCGCGCTGCTGCCGCTGGCCGCCGGGCTCCTGGTGGTCGCGGCCTTCGTCGCCGTCGAGGCGCGCACCAAGGCCCCGTTGATGCCGCTGGGGCTCTTCCGGCTGCGCTCGGTCTCGTCGGCGAACGCGGCGATGGTGCTGGCCGGCGCCGCGATGTTCTCCATGTGGTACTTCCTGTCCCTCTACGTCCAGAACGTCCTCTCCTACACGCCACTTGAGGCCGGGCTCTCCTTCATCCCGCACTCGCTGAGCATCGTGCTGGGCTCGAAGCTCGCGCCGCGGCTGATGAACCGGGTCGGAGCCAAGACGCTGGCCGTCACCGGTGCGGCGATCTCGCTCTCCGGCATGCTGTGGCAGAGCACGATGACCGCCCACGGGACGTACCTCGGCACGATCCTCGGCCCCGGCGTCCTGATGGCGCTGGGCGCCGGACTGACCGCGACACCGACCGCCGCCATCGCCACCTCCGGCGCGGACCCGGCCGACCAGGGCCTGGTCTCCGGCCTGATCAACACCTCCCGTCAAATGGGCGGCGCGCTGGGCCTGTCGGTCCTCTCCACCATCGCCGCCGCCCGGATCGCCGAGGGGCACGGCCGGACGGCGCTGGCGAGCGGCTACGGGCTCGCCTTCGGCTCCGGCGCGATCGTGCTGGCGGCGTCCATCGTGCTGATGCTGCTCGCCCTGCCGCGCCGCCGGGCCGGGGCCGCCCAGGGGTGA